The following proteins are co-located in the Sphingomonas donggukensis genome:
- a CDS encoding response regulator transcription factor, protein MIADDHPMVSTAMKMAVNAVDPAVMVETASTLGEAEQRLRARRFDLLLLDLLLPDVQGFAGLAVARALAPTTPIAIVSSHDDEATVRQAARLGARGFISKAAPVDDMMAALRVLLDGGQWLPDGATVPDAQAGPSAADRIGELSVAQLRVLRGTASGRQNKQIAFDLGISEPTVKSHLSAIFKKLGVTNRTQAVLALRSLDGDAAAPDEAIETE, encoded by the coding sequence TTGATCGCCGACGATCATCCGATGGTATCGACCGCCATGAAAATGGCGGTCAACGCCGTCGATCCCGCGGTGATGGTGGAAACCGCATCGACCCTGGGCGAGGCCGAACAGCGGCTACGCGCCCGGCGCTTTGACCTGCTGCTGCTCGACCTGCTGCTGCCCGACGTGCAGGGGTTTGCCGGCCTCGCTGTCGCGCGCGCACTCGCACCGACGACGCCGATCGCGATCGTGTCGAGCCATGACGACGAGGCCACGGTGCGGCAGGCGGCGCGCCTGGGCGCCCGCGGCTTCATCAGCAAGGCAGCGCCGGTCGATGACATGATGGCGGCGCTGCGCGTGCTGCTGGACGGGGGACAGTGGCTGCCCGACGGCGCAACCGTCCCCGATGCGCAGGCGGGACCGTCCGCCGCCGACCGCATCGGCGAGCTGTCGGTCGCGCAGTTGCGGGTGCTGCGGGGCACGGCAAGCGGACGCCAGAACAAGCAGATCGCGTTCGACCTGGGGATCAGCGAACCCACCGTGAAATCCCATCTCTCCGCGATATTCAAGAAGCTCGGGGTGACCAATCGCACTCAGGCTGTCCTGGCCCTGCGTTCGCTCGACGGAGATGCGGCCGCTCCCGACGAAGCGATCGAAACAGAATGA